A stretch of the Bacillus sp. FJAT-18017 genome encodes the following:
- a CDS encoding DoxX family protein, which produces MEILAYVLQGLLAVMFLMAGSGKITGSKMHVDNFTHWRLPQWFRVVTGLVEVASALALIVGYWHPSWAAAGALLLGITGIGGVVTHLRAKDPFKQTVTILVLGVLAFILLYIRWSDLSNFPGF; this is translated from the coding sequence ATGGAAATTTTAGCGTACGTGCTGCAAGGACTGTTGGCTGTCATGTTCTTAATGGCTGGTTCAGGGAAGATTACAGGATCCAAAATGCATGTTGATAACTTTACGCATTGGCGCCTGCCGCAATGGTTCAGGGTTGTAACTGGGCTGGTTGAAGTGGCGAGTGCTTTGGCGTTAATTGTTGGCTATTGGCATCCAAGCTGGGCTGCCGCAGGTGCACTCCTACTCGGAATAACTGGGATTGGTGGAGTCGTGACCCACTTAAGGGCAAAGGACCCTTTCAAGCAAACCGTAACAATCCTTGTTCTTGGGGTGTTAGCATTCATTCTTTTATACATCCGCTGGTCAGACTTATCCAATTTTCCGGGATTTTAA
- a CDS encoding ABC transporter ATP-binding protein yields MIRRFFTYYKPHKRLFIIDFTCAVIVALLELAFPMAVQWFIDKLLPGQNWNAIVGVSIGLLLLYVLSTCLQYIVNYWGHKLGINIETDMRQELFQHVQRQSFRFFDNTKTGHIMSRITNDLFDLGELAHHGPEDLFIAAMTFIGAFWIMLTINVKLALVIMIIVPFLIWLMYFSNKRMNAAWKNMYSNIADVNARVEDSVAGVRVVQSFTNENFEIERFKKNNRKFRLAKLTGYKVMSFSLAGMYFSTRLMVLIVLVYGAWLSFTGTMTYGELVGFVLYVNVLFKPIDKISAILELYPKGMAGFKRFTELIDQAPDVIDVEDAIEVSSLNGNIDFTNVTFSYDDNKPVLKGIDLQIRHGETIAFVGPSGAGKTTICSLIPRFYDVNGGCITIDGIDIRNMTKKSLRSQIGIVQQDVFLFTGTLRENIAYGSLDATQADIEEAARRAHLKDFIAGLPEGYETQIGERGLKLSGGQKQRIAIARMFLKNPPILILDEATSALDTETERIIQRALNELAKDRTTLVIAHRLATIRNADRIIVVTEDGIAEEGTHTELIERGGIFANLHKVQFETIT; encoded by the coding sequence ATGATTCGTCGTTTTTTTACATACTACAAACCGCATAAGCGGTTATTTATTATTGATTTCACATGTGCAGTGATTGTCGCATTGCTTGAGCTTGCATTTCCAATGGCAGTACAATGGTTCATTGATAAACTGCTGCCGGGCCAAAACTGGAATGCTATTGTCGGGGTAAGCATCGGGCTATTGCTTTTATATGTTTTAAGCACGTGCCTTCAATATATCGTCAACTACTGGGGCCATAAGCTTGGTATTAATATTGAAACGGATATGAGGCAGGAGCTTTTTCAGCATGTCCAAAGACAATCGTTCCGCTTTTTTGATAACACAAAGACAGGTCATATCATGAGCCGGATCACAAATGACCTATTTGACCTTGGCGAGCTTGCCCATCATGGTCCCGAGGATTTGTTTATTGCGGCGATGACCTTCATTGGCGCATTCTGGATAATGCTAACCATTAATGTAAAACTTGCCCTTGTCATCATGATTATTGTACCGTTCCTCATCTGGCTAATGTATTTTTCGAACAAGAGGATGAATGCGGCATGGAAAAACATGTACAGCAACATTGCGGATGTTAATGCCCGGGTCGAGGATAGTGTCGCCGGAGTTCGCGTCGTTCAGTCGTTTACGAATGAAAACTTTGAGATTGAAAGATTCAAGAAAAATAACCGCAAATTCCGCCTGGCTAAATTGACTGGCTACAAAGTTATGTCATTTAGCCTTGCAGGCATGTATTTTTCAACTAGGCTTATGGTCTTGATTGTCCTTGTTTACGGAGCGTGGCTTAGCTTTACTGGTACGATGACCTACGGGGAACTGGTTGGGTTTGTCTTATATGTAAATGTTCTTTTCAAACCAATTGACAAGATTAGTGCGATTCTCGAGCTATATCCTAAAGGAATGGCTGGTTTCAAACGGTTTACCGAGCTGATCGATCAGGCTCCCGATGTAATCGATGTCGAGGATGCAATTGAAGTCAGCAGCCTAAATGGAAATATAGACTTTACCAATGTGACCTTCAGCTATGATGACAATAAACCGGTATTAAAGGGAATTGACCTTCAGATTCGCCATGGGGAGACGATTGCTTTCGTTGGCCCTTCCGGAGCAGGCAAAACAACTATTTGTTCATTAATACCACGGTTTTATGACGTCAACGGCGGTTGTATCACAATAGATGGAATTGATATCCGAAATATGACTAAAAAGTCTTTGCGTTCCCAAATCGGTATCGTTCAACAAGACGTCTTTCTGTTTACCGGGACGCTTCGCGAGAATATTGCCTACGGTTCATTGGATGCAACCCAGGCTGATATTGAGGAAGCTGCACGCAGGGCACATCTAAAAGATTTTATTGCGGGTCTCCCAGAAGGCTATGAAACCCAAATCGGTGAGCGCGGCTTGAAGTTATCAGGCGGCCAGAAACAGCGGATTGCCATCGCAAGGATGTTTTTGAAAAACCCGCCAATCCTCATTCTTGATGAAGCCACTTCCGCCCTTGATACAGAAACAGAGCGGATTATCCAAAGGGCACTGAATGAATTGGCGAAGGATCGCACCACTCTTGTCATTGCCCACAGGCTGGCAACAATCCGTAATGCAGATCGAATTATCGTCGTCACAGAAGACGGAATTGCCGAAGAAGGTACTCATACAGAACTGATTGAGCGGGGCGGCATTTTTGCCAACCTCCATAAGGTACAATTTGAAACAATCACTTAA
- a CDS encoding phosphatase PAP2 family protein, whose amino-acid sequence MTKFIQNCYDFECQLFYSINRHFEHKIMSKWIRLITHFGGASFTIATVLFLLFFTTGKAATAAAACAWALAISHLPVYIIKKLFPRKRPYLALERALIPENPLKDHSFPSGHTTAVFSVVTPLSIQFPVLSLFLIPLACSVGLSRIFLGLHYPSDVLAGALLGVTTGAICLSLL is encoded by the coding sequence ATGACAAAATTCATTCAGAACTGTTACGATTTTGAGTGTCAGCTTTTCTACAGTATCAATCGTCATTTCGAGCATAAAATCATGAGTAAATGGATTAGATTGATTACCCATTTTGGCGGTGCCTCTTTTACAATCGCAACTGTACTGTTTCTTCTGTTTTTTACAACAGGCAAAGCTGCTACTGCGGCTGCAGCCTGTGCATGGGCACTCGCAATAAGCCATCTGCCCGTCTATATAATCAAGAAGCTTTTCCCTCGCAAACGCCCTTACCTGGCGCTTGAAAGAGCGTTAATACCTGAAAATCCTTTAAAGGATCATTCCTTTCCATCCGGACACACAACTGCAGTTTTCTCAGTTGTGACCCCGTTATCCATCCAGTTTCCGGTCCTATCACTTTTCCTTATTCCTTTGGCATGTTCAGTTGGCCTATCCAGGATTTTTCTCGGACTCCATTATCCTTCAGACGTATTGGCTGGAGCCTTACTAGGGGTTACAACGGGCGCCATTTGTTTATCACTTTTATAA
- the mgrA gene encoding L-glyceraldehyde 3-phosphate reductase has translation MVYQASEQRYDSMVYNRCGRSGVKLPAISLGLWHNFGGMDVFENGRSLIRKAFDLGITHFDLANNYGPPPGSAEENFGQILKKDFASYRDEMIISTKAGYTMWQGPYGDWGSRKYLISSLDQSLKRMGLDYVDIFYHHRPDPETPLEETMMALDHVVRQGKALYVGISNYRAEEARKAIAILKELGTPLLIHQPSYSLFDRWIEDGLTDLLQEEGVGSIAFVPLAQGLLTNRYLNGIPSDSRAMKPKSFLQESDVTEEKLEKVRSLNELASERGQSLAQMALAWVLRDGRITSALIGASKVSQLEENVKALRNLKFSQEELNRIESILK, from the coding sequence ATGGTCTATCAAGCTAGTGAACAAAGATATGATTCGATGGTTTATAACCGTTGCGGGCGCTCAGGGGTGAAGCTGCCAGCAATTTCATTGGGTCTTTGGCATAATTTCGGCGGCATGGATGTTTTTGAAAACGGGCGGTCTTTGATACGTAAAGCTTTTGATCTTGGAATCACCCATTTCGATCTTGCAAACAACTATGGACCTCCCCCAGGATCCGCTGAAGAGAACTTCGGGCAGATTTTAAAAAAGGATTTTGCTTCTTATAGGGATGAAATGATTATTTCAACAAAAGCCGGCTATACGATGTGGCAAGGCCCTTATGGTGATTGGGGATCAAGAAAGTACCTCATTTCAAGTCTAGACCAAAGCCTGAAAAGAATGGGCTTGGACTACGTCGATATTTTCTATCATCATCGTCCAGACCCGGAAACCCCGCTTGAGGAAACGATGATGGCACTTGACCATGTTGTCAGGCAGGGGAAGGCACTTTATGTTGGTATCTCAAACTATCGTGCCGAAGAAGCGAGGAAAGCTATTGCCATTCTTAAGGAGCTTGGAACACCACTTTTAATTCATCAGCCATCCTACTCCCTGTTTGACCGCTGGATTGAGGATGGACTTACAGACTTGCTGCAGGAAGAAGGTGTCGGATCGATTGCATTTGTTCCGCTTGCACAGGGTTTGCTGACAAACCGGTACTTAAACGGGATTCCTTCTGATTCCAGGGCCATGAAACCAAAGAGCTTCTTACAGGAAAGCGATGTTACAGAAGAAAAGCTGGAAAAGGTAAGGAGTTTAAACGAACTTGCATCAGAACGCGGCCAATCACTTGCCCAGATGGCTTTAGCTTGGGTGCTGAGGGATGGAAGAATAACTTCCGCATTGATTGGAGCCAGTAAAGTAAGTCAGCTGGAGGAAAATGTAAAGGCTTTGAGAAACCTGAAATTCAGCCAGGAAGAGCTTAATAGAATAGAGAGTATATTAAAGTAA
- a CDS encoding vWA domain-containing protein, with protein sequence MNKNLTEIIFLLDRSGSMAGLESDTIGGFNSFIKRQGSLEGETRLTTVLFDDSYEVLWNGIPAQNATLTHNEYYVRGTTALLDAVGKTILDVGSRLAGTPDEQRPGKVIFVITTDGFENASREFTYKKVKELINHQQKKYNWEFIFMGANIDVTKEADNLGIQKENAYSFEASEAGVEKMYDEVFHAVSEARIKE encoded by the coding sequence GTGAACAAGAATTTAACCGAAATCATTTTTTTATTGGACCGAAGCGGCTCAATGGCCGGGCTAGAGAGCGATACTATCGGAGGCTTCAATTCTTTTATCAAAAGGCAAGGCAGCCTCGAAGGAGAAACGCGTTTAACCACGGTGCTCTTTGATGACAGCTATGAGGTCCTTTGGAATGGAATTCCAGCACAAAACGCTACCCTGACACACAATGAGTATTATGTCAGAGGAACCACAGCCCTTTTGGATGCAGTAGGAAAAACAATATTGGATGTGGGCAGCAGGCTTGCGGGAACCCCGGATGAACAGCGGCCTGGAAAGGTTATTTTTGTGATTACGACAGACGGCTTTGAAAACGCAAGCCGTGAATTTACCTATAAAAAGGTAAAGGAACTGATCAATCATCAGCAGAAGAAATACAACTGGGAGTTCATTTTTATGGGTGCCAATATCGACGTCACAAAAGAAGCCGATAACCTTGGCATCCAAAAGGAAAATGCCTATTCATTTGAAGCATCCGAAGCCGGTGTTGAAAAGATGTACGACGAAGTTTTTCATGCCGTATCCGAGGCTCGTATAAAGGAATAA